The nucleotide sequence TGGGTAGTCAAAGAAATATTGTAAGATGGGCTTACGAAGATGGTGTTAAAGTTGGTGACGTTAAAAGATTTAATATACCAGGAGGTTATGCAATTGTGCAGTTAACTGCTATAAATGCTAAAGGATTAATGAGTACAGAGAAAGCTTCAGTTACAGCATTACCAGCGATAAGAAAAGAAAAGAAAGCCGAACTTATTAAAGCACAAATTTCTGGAGCAACTTTAGAAGATATTGCTACTAATCAAAGTCAAACTGTGCAAATAGCATTAGCAGTTACTATGAAAGCCCCAACAGTATCTGGTGCAGGAAGTGAGCCTAAAATAGTTGGGACAGCTTTTGGATTAACTGAGGGTGCTATATCTAAACCAATTGGAGGTAATACAGGTGTGTTTGTTGTTCAACTAACAAAACTAACTCCTGCTGCTGAATTGCCAAACTACCAAGCTGCAGCTAATAGAATTGGTACAGCAAAAGCTACTACAGTAGATGTAGCATTATTAAATGCTCTAAAAGAAGCAGCTAAAATTGAAGATAATAGAGCTACTTTTTATTAATAAAGTAGTTATTAAATACTAAAAAAAAGCTTCACATTGTGAAGCTTTTTTAATTTAATATCATGTCTTTAAAAGGAATAATTGTAGGATAACCTTTTTCTTTAAAATAAGAGCTTGGATTATCTAAAGTGCTCACTAAAATAAAATCACCTCCCCAAGCTCCTAGACTTTTTATAGAGCCTTTAAAATCATTAAAAAGTAAATCTTTAATAGTTTTCTGTTTAATTATAGAACTTATTATAATTTCATGCGAATCTATAAGGAGATTAAAGTTTTCTAAAGAAGTACAATTAATTATTTTTTGGGTAATAGTATTTATATCATTTATTTCTGCCGAAATGGATTGTTTGTTTTTATTGTATTCTATAATTCCTTCACGACTATTTTTCTTTTTATTTAAATGAACAAAATATAAGTGGTCTTTAAACTTTGGATTAAACTCTACTTTATTAATCTCTCTATGAGAATTTGTTAATTGATAAGTAATAGCTTGGTTATGCTGCGCACAAGCAATATCATAACCACTACCTCCAAAGGTTAGCTCTAAAAGCTTGTAGGCATCAATTTTCGCCCAATTAGCTATATTGTTTATGAGTGTTGAAGAACTTCCTAGTCCCCAGTTTGTTGGAAAACCTAGCTTGGTAGTGACGCAAAATCCAGCTTTAGAGTCTAAAAAACTGGAGTTTAGTACTTTTGCAGCATGTAATATTTCAATAAGTTTTTTCGAAATTTCATTACGAGTATTAAAAACACCTAAAGCAATCTCTTCTATTGGCAATACTTCTTCAAACCAAATTTGGTTTTTATTGTCAATACTTTTCCAAATAATGTTATTTTCAATAATATTAGTAATGTTTAAGGATTGGCCATGCTTTGTTGGAAGTGCTAAGGCTAATGCACCATCTAAAACGGTGTATTCACCTGTTATTAATAA is from Pontimicrobium sp. SW4 and encodes:
- a CDS encoding GYDIA family GHMP kinase, with the translated sequence MNNFYSNGKLLITGEYTVLDGALALALPTKHGQSLNITNIIENNIIWKSIDNKNQIWFEEVLPIEEIALGVFNTRNEISKKLIEILHAAKVLNSSFLDSKAGFCVTTKLGFPTNWGLGSSSTLINNIANWAKIDAYKLLELTFGGSGYDIACAQHNQAITYQLTNSHREINKVEFNPKFKDHLYFVHLNKKKNSREGIIEYNKNKQSISAEINDINTITQKIINCTSLENFNLLIDSHEIIISSIIKQKTIKDLLFNDFKGSIKSLGAWGGDFILVSTLDNPSSYFKEKGYPTIIPFKDMILN